From Vidua macroura isolate BioBank_ID:100142 chromosome 8, ASM2450914v1, whole genome shotgun sequence, one genomic window encodes:
- the PBLD gene encoding phenazine biosynthesis-like domain-containing protein isoform X2, with the protein MGPLAPPALRTALTWSCAAGWANAGQSEPGTAQPAAKQVHATMQIPVFTVDAFTNRAFSGNPAAVCLLENDLDEDLHQKIATEMNLSETAFIRKLKPGDDFTKSSCFGLRWFTPANEVPLCGHATLASAAVLFHVQKNTNSVLTFVTLSGELKARQVKDHIVLDLPLYTAYPQELKEVEELIKAAVGDMIVQDVRYSPDTKKLLVRLSDTYERSVLENLKVSAQHFLSAEKTGKVKGLILTVKGNSSGKGHDFYSRYFAPWYGILEDPVTGSAHAVLSSYWSEQLGKKEMLVPRVGRCWDGSSVPPAHLLPPVQLLQFL; encoded by the exons ATGGGGCCGCTGGCTCCGCCTGCCCTCAGGACAGCGCTAACTTGGAGCTGTGCTGCCGGCTGGGCTAACGCAGGTCAGAGCGAACCTGGCACAGCGCAGCCCGCAGCTAAACAGGTGCACGCGACAATGCAGATTCCAGTTTTTACAGTTGATGCATTTACAAACCGAGCATTTTCTGGAAATCCTGCGGCAGTTTGTCTACTTGAAAAT GACCTGGATGAAGATTTGCACCAAAAAATTGCAACAGAAATGAACCTTTCAGAAACAGCTTTCATCAGAAAACTGAAACCTGGAGATGACTTTACCAAAA gtTCCTGCTTTGGGCTCAGATGGTTCACCCCAGCCAATGAAGTTCCTCTCTGTGGTCATGCTACTCTTGCATCAGCTGCTGTGTTATTTCACGTACAAA aaaatacaaattcagtTCTCACGTTTGTGACACTGAGTGGGGAATTAAAGGCCAGACAAGTGAAAGATCATATTGTCCTGGACTTGCCACTTTACACAGCCTACCCCCAG gaactTAAGGAAGTAGAAGAATTAATAAAG GCAGCTGTTGGTGACATGATTGTTCAAGATGTCCGTTACTCTCCTGACACAAAGAAACTCTTAGTCCGCCTCAGTGATACTTATGAGAG GTCTGTGTTGGAAAACTTGAAAGTGAGTGCACAACACTTTTTGTCAGctgaaaagacaggaaaagtgAAAGGACTCATACTCACTGTTAAGGGGAATTCCAGTGGAAAAGGCCACGATTTTTACTCCAGATATTTTGCACCTTGGTATGGAATTCTGGAAGACCCTGTTACAG GATCTGCTCATGCTGTTTTAAGCAGCTACTGGtcagagcagctggggaagaaagaaatgctTG
- the PBLD gene encoding phenazine biosynthesis-like domain-containing protein isoform X3, with the protein MGPLAPPALRTALTWSCAAGWANAGQSEPGTAQPAAKQVHATMQIPVFTVDAFTNRAFSGNPAAVCLLENDLDEDLHQKIATEMNLSETAFIRKLKPGDDFTKSSCFGLRWFTPANEVPLCGHATLASAAVLFHVQKNTNSVLTFVTLSGELKARQVKDHIVLDLPLYTAYPQELKEVEELIKAAVGDMIVQDVRYSPDTKKLLVRLSDTYERSVLENLKVSAQHFLSAEKTGKVKGLILTVKGNSSGKGHDFYSRYFAPWYGILEDPVTGSAHAVLSSYWSEQLGKKEMLVCRIQKKTPLKSDRMLTFKTLEILK; encoded by the exons ATGGGGCCGCTGGCTCCGCCTGCCCTCAGGACAGCGCTAACTTGGAGCTGTGCTGCCGGCTGGGCTAACGCAGGTCAGAGCGAACCTGGCACAGCGCAGCCCGCAGCTAAACAGGTGCACGCGACAATGCAGATTCCAGTTTTTACAGTTGATGCATTTACAAACCGAGCATTTTCTGGAAATCCTGCGGCAGTTTGTCTACTTGAAAAT GACCTGGATGAAGATTTGCACCAAAAAATTGCAACAGAAATGAACCTTTCAGAAACAGCTTTCATCAGAAAACTGAAACCTGGAGATGACTTTACCAAAA gtTCCTGCTTTGGGCTCAGATGGTTCACCCCAGCCAATGAAGTTCCTCTCTGTGGTCATGCTACTCTTGCATCAGCTGCTGTGTTATTTCACGTACAAA aaaatacaaattcagtTCTCACGTTTGTGACACTGAGTGGGGAATTAAAGGCCAGACAAGTGAAAGATCATATTGTCCTGGACTTGCCACTTTACACAGCCTACCCCCAG gaactTAAGGAAGTAGAAGAATTAATAAAG GCAGCTGTTGGTGACATGATTGTTCAAGATGTCCGTTACTCTCCTGACACAAAGAAACTCTTAGTCCGCCTCAGTGATACTTATGAGAG GTCTGTGTTGGAAAACTTGAAAGTGAGTGCACAACACTTTTTGTCAGctgaaaagacaggaaaagtgAAAGGACTCATACTCACTGTTAAGGGGAATTCCAGTGGAAAAGGCCACGATTTTTACTCCAGATATTTTGCACCTTGGTATGGAATTCTGGAAGACCCTGTTACAG GATCTGCTCATGCTGTTTTAAGCAGCTACTGGtcagagcagctggggaagaaagaaatgctTG TTTGTagaattcagaagaaaactCCACTGAAATCTGATAGAATGCTGACTTTCAAGACTCTTGAAATCCTGAAATAA
- the PBLD gene encoding phenazine biosynthesis-like domain-containing protein isoform X4, producing the protein MGPLAPPALRTALTWSCAAGWANAGQSEPGTAQPAAKQVHATMQIPVFTVDAFTNRAFSGNPAAVCLLENDLDEDLHQKIATEMNLSETAFIRKLKPGDDFTKSSCFGLRWFTPANEVPLCGHATLASAAVLFHVQKNTNSVLTFVTLSGELKARQVKDHIVLDLPLYTAYPQELKEVEELIKAAVGDMIVQDVRYSPDTKKLLVRLSDTYERSVLENLKVSAQHFLSAEKTGKVKGLILTVKGNSSGKGHDFYSRYFAPWYGILEDPVTGSAHAVLSSYWSEQLGKKEMLEVLSQGEILCDLFLKLGPCP; encoded by the exons ATGGGGCCGCTGGCTCCGCCTGCCCTCAGGACAGCGCTAACTTGGAGCTGTGCTGCCGGCTGGGCTAACGCAGGTCAGAGCGAACCTGGCACAGCGCAGCCCGCAGCTAAACAGGTGCACGCGACAATGCAGATTCCAGTTTTTACAGTTGATGCATTTACAAACCGAGCATTTTCTGGAAATCCTGCGGCAGTTTGTCTACTTGAAAAT GACCTGGATGAAGATTTGCACCAAAAAATTGCAACAGAAATGAACCTTTCAGAAACAGCTTTCATCAGAAAACTGAAACCTGGAGATGACTTTACCAAAA gtTCCTGCTTTGGGCTCAGATGGTTCACCCCAGCCAATGAAGTTCCTCTCTGTGGTCATGCTACTCTTGCATCAGCTGCTGTGTTATTTCACGTACAAA aaaatacaaattcagtTCTCACGTTTGTGACACTGAGTGGGGAATTAAAGGCCAGACAAGTGAAAGATCATATTGTCCTGGACTTGCCACTTTACACAGCCTACCCCCAG gaactTAAGGAAGTAGAAGAATTAATAAAG GCAGCTGTTGGTGACATGATTGTTCAAGATGTCCGTTACTCTCCTGACACAAAGAAACTCTTAGTCCGCCTCAGTGATACTTATGAGAG GTCTGTGTTGGAAAACTTGAAAGTGAGTGCACAACACTTTTTGTCAGctgaaaagacaggaaaagtgAAAGGACTCATACTCACTGTTAAGGGGAATTCCAGTGGAAAAGGCCACGATTTTTACTCCAGATATTTTGCACCTTGGTATGGAATTCTGGAAGACCCTGTTACAG GATCTGCTCATGCTGTTTTAAGCAGCTACTGGtcagagcagctggggaagaaagaaatgctTG AAGTCCTTTCACAAGGTGAAATACTTTGTGATCTTTTCTTGAAGCTGGGTCCATGTCCTTGA
- the PBLD gene encoding phenazine biosynthesis-like domain-containing protein isoform X5, with amino-acid sequence MGPLAPPALRTALTWSCAAGWANAGQSEPGTAQPAAKQVHATMQIPVFTVDAFTNRAFSGNPAAVCLLENDLDEDLHQKIATEMNLSETAFIRKLKPGDDFTKSSCFGLRWFTPANEVPLCGHATLASAAVLFHVQKNTNSVLTFVTLSGELKARQVKDHIVLDLPLYTAYPQELKEVEELIKAAVGDMIVQDVRYSPDTKKLLVRLSDTYERSVLENLKVSAQHFLSAEKTGKVKGLILTVKGNSSGKGHDFYSRYFAPWYGILEDPVTGSAHAVLSSYWSEQLGKKEMLVARQV; translated from the exons ATGGGGCCGCTGGCTCCGCCTGCCCTCAGGACAGCGCTAACTTGGAGCTGTGCTGCCGGCTGGGCTAACGCAGGTCAGAGCGAACCTGGCACAGCGCAGCCCGCAGCTAAACAGGTGCACGCGACAATGCAGATTCCAGTTTTTACAGTTGATGCATTTACAAACCGAGCATTTTCTGGAAATCCTGCGGCAGTTTGTCTACTTGAAAAT GACCTGGATGAAGATTTGCACCAAAAAATTGCAACAGAAATGAACCTTTCAGAAACAGCTTTCATCAGAAAACTGAAACCTGGAGATGACTTTACCAAAA gtTCCTGCTTTGGGCTCAGATGGTTCACCCCAGCCAATGAAGTTCCTCTCTGTGGTCATGCTACTCTTGCATCAGCTGCTGTGTTATTTCACGTACAAA aaaatacaaattcagtTCTCACGTTTGTGACACTGAGTGGGGAATTAAAGGCCAGACAAGTGAAAGATCATATTGTCCTGGACTTGCCACTTTACACAGCCTACCCCCAG gaactTAAGGAAGTAGAAGAATTAATAAAG GCAGCTGTTGGTGACATGATTGTTCAAGATGTCCGTTACTCTCCTGACACAAAGAAACTCTTAGTCCGCCTCAGTGATACTTATGAGAG GTCTGTGTTGGAAAACTTGAAAGTGAGTGCACAACACTTTTTGTCAGctgaaaagacaggaaaagtgAAAGGACTCATACTCACTGTTAAGGGGAATTCCAGTGGAAAAGGCCACGATTTTTACTCCAGATATTTTGCACCTTGGTATGGAATTCTGGAAGACCCTGTTACAG GATCTGCTCATGCTGTTTTAAGCAGCTACTGGtcagagcagctggggaagaaagaaatgctTG
- the PBLD gene encoding phenazine biosynthesis-like domain-containing protein isoform X1 — MGPLAPPALRTALTWSCAAGWANAGQSEPGTAQPAAKQVHATMQIPVFTVDAFTNRAFSGNPAAVCLLENDLDEDLHQKIATEMNLSETAFIRKLKPGDDFTKSSCFGLRWFTPANEVPLCGHATLASAAVLFHVQKNTNSVLTFVTLSGELKARQVKDHIVLDLPLYTAYPQELKEVEELIKAAVGDMIVQDVRYSPDTKKLLVRLSDTYERSVLENLKVSAQHFLSAEKTGKVKGLILTVKGNSSGKGHDFYSRYFAPWYGILEDPVTGSAHAVLSSYWSEQLGKKEMLAFQCSRRGGELKISVRSDRRVDIAGQTAVVLKGNLTF, encoded by the exons ATGGGGCCGCTGGCTCCGCCTGCCCTCAGGACAGCGCTAACTTGGAGCTGTGCTGCCGGCTGGGCTAACGCAGGTCAGAGCGAACCTGGCACAGCGCAGCCCGCAGCTAAACAGGTGCACGCGACAATGCAGATTCCAGTTTTTACAGTTGATGCATTTACAAACCGAGCATTTTCTGGAAATCCTGCGGCAGTTTGTCTACTTGAAAAT GACCTGGATGAAGATTTGCACCAAAAAATTGCAACAGAAATGAACCTTTCAGAAACAGCTTTCATCAGAAAACTGAAACCTGGAGATGACTTTACCAAAA gtTCCTGCTTTGGGCTCAGATGGTTCACCCCAGCCAATGAAGTTCCTCTCTGTGGTCATGCTACTCTTGCATCAGCTGCTGTGTTATTTCACGTACAAA aaaatacaaattcagtTCTCACGTTTGTGACACTGAGTGGGGAATTAAAGGCCAGACAAGTGAAAGATCATATTGTCCTGGACTTGCCACTTTACACAGCCTACCCCCAG gaactTAAGGAAGTAGAAGAATTAATAAAG GCAGCTGTTGGTGACATGATTGTTCAAGATGTCCGTTACTCTCCTGACACAAAGAAACTCTTAGTCCGCCTCAGTGATACTTATGAGAG GTCTGTGTTGGAAAACTTGAAAGTGAGTGCACAACACTTTTTGTCAGctgaaaagacaggaaaagtgAAAGGACTCATACTCACTGTTAAGGGGAATTCCAGTGGAAAAGGCCACGATTTTTACTCCAGATATTTTGCACCTTGGTATGGAATTCTGGAAGACCCTGTTACAG GATCTGCTCATGCTGTTTTAAGCAGCTACTGGtcagagcagctggggaagaaagaaatgctTG CTTTTCAATGTTCCCGCCGTGGAGGAGAGTTGAAGATTTCTGTGCGCAGTGACAGAAGAGTTGACATTGCGGGGCAAACTGCTGTTGTATTAAAAGGAAACCTGACTTTCTGA